One stretch of Zhihengliuella flava DNA includes these proteins:
- a CDS encoding sulfurtransferase: protein MSTEPVTLTPGPLVGVDWLACNAAHVVVLDASIAPHLAEDRHIPGARRFDIDGEFSDPDSDLPHSMPPAAFLQERLRAIGINSSSTVVVYDAAGIYSAPRAWWMLRAAGLERVAVLDGGLPAWEAAGQAVEPGRADYDGAAGDVVVSLDADAFVDAEVVAAQLAGEGGAAVVDARSSERFAGEAAEPRPGLRAGHVAGSANLPFASLLRDGKMISVPELRQAFERVAPGVILGQRELITSCGSGVTACVLALAAELAGEPRVRVYDGSWADWGRPDPKGVRPIETGA from the coding sequence ATGTCTACTGAACCGGTAACCCTGACGCCCGGTCCGCTCGTCGGCGTTGATTGGCTGGCGTGCAACGCCGCCCACGTGGTGGTGCTCGACGCGTCGATCGCCCCGCACCTCGCCGAGGACCGGCACATCCCGGGCGCGCGCAGGTTCGACATCGACGGCGAGTTCTCGGACCCGGACTCCGACCTACCGCACTCAATGCCGCCTGCGGCATTTCTGCAGGAGCGGCTCCGCGCGATCGGGATCAACAGCTCCAGCACCGTGGTGGTTTATGACGCGGCCGGCATCTACTCCGCCCCGCGGGCCTGGTGGATGCTGCGCGCCGCCGGGCTTGAACGGGTCGCCGTGCTCGACGGCGGCCTGCCGGCCTGGGAGGCTGCCGGCCAGGCCGTCGAACCCGGTCGCGCGGACTACGACGGCGCGGCCGGCGACGTCGTCGTCTCGCTCGATGCCGACGCGTTCGTCGACGCGGAGGTTGTGGCAGCGCAGCTGGCAGGTGAGGGCGGCGCCGCGGTGGTGGACGCGCGCAGCAGCGAACGCTTCGCTGGCGAGGCCGCCGAGCCGCGGCCTGGCCTACGCGCCGGGCACGTGGCCGGGTCCGCGAACCTGCCCTTTGCCTCGCTCCTGCGGGACGGCAAGATGATCTCCGTTCCGGAACTGCGCCAGGCTTTTGAACGCGTCGCCCCGGGGGTCATCCTGGGGCAACGGGAACTCATCACCAGTTGCGGCTCCGGCGTGACCGCCTGCGTGCTGGCGCTGGCGGCTGAGCTAGCCGGCGAGCCACGGGTCCGCGTCTACGACGGGTCGTGGGCCGACTGGGGACGGCCAGATCCGAAGGGCGTGCGGCCGATCGAAACCGGCGCCTGA
- a CDS encoding ROK family transcriptional regulator, which produces MNDISTFGGLGSSGASELFQILRDGRPRTRTELAEQMGLARSTVTLRIEALMELGLVGFVEETAATGGRPSSRIALRAGSKVVLGVDIGASHLRVAVTDLAGHRLQESTRSIEVSQGPEAVLEAVVELSTALLDESGRHREDLLAIGIGVPGPVEHRTGRPINPPIMPGWNGFDVPGYLQDHFHAPVLVDNDVNIMALGERNAAWSDVDDLLFVKVATGIGSGIVSSGMLQRGADGVAGDIGHIRVLSGDGVPCHCGNRDCLEAVASGPAVATKLRELGLEARTSEDVVRLVQAGNTDAIHAVRQAGRDVGEVLSACISLMNPSVIVVGGSMTMTGEHFIAGIREVVYSRTIPLATQHLRIVQSGSGLDAGVLGASMLAIHHAMSPERIDAMVSALPSGSKA; this is translated from the coding sequence ATGAATGACATAAGCACCTTCGGCGGGCTGGGCAGCTCCGGCGCCAGCGAACTCTTTCAGATCCTCCGCGACGGCCGCCCCCGCACTCGCACCGAGCTCGCGGAGCAGATGGGCTTGGCCCGCTCCACGGTGACGCTCCGGATTGAGGCCCTGATGGAACTCGGCCTCGTGGGCTTCGTGGAGGAAACGGCCGCCACCGGCGGGCGCCCCTCCTCGCGCATCGCCCTGCGGGCTGGCAGCAAGGTGGTCCTCGGGGTGGACATCGGCGCCTCCCACCTACGCGTGGCCGTGACCGATCTCGCGGGGCACCGGCTGCAGGAGAGCACGCGCTCCATCGAGGTCTCCCAGGGCCCCGAGGCCGTGCTTGAGGCCGTCGTCGAGCTCTCCACCGCCCTCCTCGATGAATCCGGCCGCCACCGTGAGGACCTGCTAGCCATCGGCATCGGCGTCCCCGGGCCGGTGGAGCACCGCACCGGCCGGCCCATCAACCCGCCGATCATGCCGGGGTGGAACGGATTCGACGTTCCTGGCTACCTGCAGGATCACTTCCACGCCCCAGTCCTCGTCGATAACGACGTCAACATCATGGCCCTCGGCGAGCGGAATGCCGCATGGTCCGACGTCGATGACCTCCTGTTCGTCAAGGTGGCCACCGGCATTGGCTCCGGCATCGTCTCCAGCGGAATGTTGCAGCGGGGCGCCGACGGCGTCGCGGGGGACATCGGCCATATTCGCGTCCTCAGCGGCGATGGCGTTCCCTGCCACTGCGGCAATCGCGACTGCCTCGAGGCCGTCGCCTCCGGGCCGGCCGTCGCCACCAAGCTGCGGGAGCTGGGGCTTGAGGCGCGAACAAGCGAGGACGTCGTTCGGCTCGTTCAGGCCGGCAATACGGACGCGATTCACGCCGTGCGCCAGGCGGGCCGGGACGTCGGCGAGGTGCTCTCCGCCTGCATCAGCCTGATGAACCCGTCCGTCATTGTGGTGGGCGGGTCCATGACCATGACCGGCGAGCACTTCATTGCCGGCATCCGGGAGGTCGTGTACTCCCGAACCATCCCGCTGGCCACCCAGCACCTCCGCATTGTGCAGTCCGGCTCGGGGCTGGACGCCGGCGTGCTGGGCGCGAGTATGCTCGCGATCCACCATGCCATGTCCCCGGAGCGCATCGACGCTATGGTGAGCGCCCTGCCCTCCGGCTCCAAGGCATAG
- a CDS encoding EboA domain-containing protein: MTTSSPLPFALGYGTNGLTDHPLPVALELMAEQGYDAVALTLGHPHLDPLAPDALTQIAQLRSHLQGHGMRVVIETGTRFLLDPRRKHAPALVDPEAVPRLDFLRRAVDVSAALDAECVSFFSGVLPPEATPETGWERLTARVRELLEYAEAQGVKLSIEPEPGMLVETVADALDLHRALGAPSALGVTVDIGHCVVVEPEGVRGALLQAGDLLTNVQLDDMPPHTHEHLPFGDGAVDLVEALSTLAELDYRGVAAVELPRHSHDGPGLVQRSMAALREAWAQAQAQRRQADWVQESTTAVLADPSRLPVVFAMAGRHVGRAPVNPAADPTGIVWGTAADVARGQLIAQLAGPGTEAALPAPALAEAVADLYRRGDSAERRGVLRGLGAMAREAAVLNDAVVRVGLEATADALRTNETSLVAAAVGPFAAAHLDQHAWRHAVLKLVFMGVSLDAVTDLEHRRDPELARMAADFAAERRAASRPVPADLALLTLESSHTSHI; the protein is encoded by the coding sequence ATGACCACGAGCTCCCCGCTGCCCTTCGCGCTGGGGTACGGAACCAATGGGTTGACCGATCACCCGCTCCCGGTGGCCTTAGAACTGATGGCCGAGCAAGGGTACGACGCGGTGGCACTGACCCTTGGCCATCCGCACCTCGACCCGTTGGCGCCCGACGCGCTAACCCAGATCGCCCAGCTAAGGTCCCACCTGCAGGGGCATGGCATGCGCGTCGTCATCGAGACGGGCACCCGATTCCTGCTGGACCCGCGGCGCAAGCACGCCCCGGCCCTCGTGGACCCGGAGGCAGTGCCGCGGCTGGATTTCCTGCGCCGCGCGGTGGACGTCAGCGCCGCCCTCGATGCCGAGTGCGTGTCCTTCTTCTCCGGGGTTCTTCCGCCGGAGGCCACGCCGGAGACTGGCTGGGAACGGCTGACCGCTCGGGTCCGCGAGCTTCTGGAGTATGCCGAGGCGCAGGGGGTCAAGCTCTCGATCGAGCCGGAGCCGGGGATGCTCGTGGAGACGGTGGCCGACGCGCTGGACCTGCACCGCGCGCTTGGTGCACCGTCAGCGCTGGGCGTCACCGTGGACATTGGGCATTGCGTCGTCGTGGAGCCCGAGGGGGTGCGCGGGGCGCTGCTACAGGCGGGCGACCTGCTGACCAACGTCCAGCTCGACGACATGCCACCGCACACTCACGAGCACCTACCCTTCGGCGACGGTGCGGTGGATCTGGTCGAGGCCCTGTCCACGCTCGCCGAGTTGGACTATCGGGGCGTAGCGGCCGTGGAACTGCCCCGCCACTCGCACGACGGCCCGGGCCTCGTTCAGCGCAGCATGGCCGCGCTGCGTGAGGCCTGGGCGCAGGCGCAGGCGCAGCGCCGGCAGGCGGACTGGGTGCAGGAGTCCACGACGGCGGTGCTCGCCGATCCGTCCCGCCTGCCCGTCGTCTTCGCGATGGCGGGCCGCCACGTGGGCCGAGCGCCGGTGAATCCTGCGGCCGATCCGACGGGCATTGTGTGGGGGACGGCGGCCGACGTCGCTCGCGGCCAGCTCATCGCACAACTCGCGGGCCCCGGCACGGAAGCCGCGCTTCCTGCCCCCGCGCTCGCCGAGGCGGTGGCCGACCTCTACCGCCGAGGCGATTCCGCCGAGCGGCGGGGCGTGCTGCGCGGCCTGGGCGCCATGGCGCGGGAGGCCGCGGTTCTGAACGACGCCGTCGTCCGCGTGGGGCTTGAGGCCACGGCCGACGCGCTGCGCACCAACGAAACCTCGCTGGTGGCCGCCGCGGTGGGCCCGTTTGCGGCGGCTCATCTGGACCAGCACGCGTGGCGTCACGCCGTCCTGAAGCTCGTCTTCATGGGCGTGAGCCTTGACGCCGTGACGGACCTGGAGCACCGCCGCGATCCGGAATTGGCGCGGATGGCCGCCGACTTCGCCGCCGAGCGGCGCGCCGCCTCCCGTCCGGTCCCCGCGGATCTGGCGCTCCTCACGCTCGAATCTAGCCACACCAGCCACATCTAA
- a CDS encoding sugar phosphate isomerase/epimerase family protein codes for MCFGFNAPAALNRSLEEKGVGRRNFLRGAAAVGAGIGLAGLGGTAALASPAGRRPVPPGLISIQLYTLRSIMQGDGVDATLASLADYGYTKVELAGLYGRTAEQMRATLDSLGITPSSSHDGISGSAAALETKLANAVTLGQTHINVPYLNSSNGDDWRRWADQMNEEAAAANAVGLKYGYHNHAHEFTTDLGGGLSPWDIFVERLDPKLVHFEIDLYWAVTGGVGVGAADPVQFAIETIQQAPQKTLQYHVKDRDASGDFADLGTGQIDFARIFNAHRVKEFIVENDRPDVTPLQTAEVGYNYLRSLRF; via the coding sequence ATGTGTTTCGGATTCAACGCCCCCGCCGCCCTCAATCGCTCGCTGGAAGAAAAGGGGGTTGGCCGCCGCAACTTCCTGCGCGGAGCTGCCGCCGTAGGTGCCGGCATCGGCCTCGCGGGCCTCGGCGGGACGGCCGCCCTGGCCTCGCCGGCCGGCCGCCGCCCCGTGCCCCCAGGGCTGATCAGCATCCAGCTGTACACCTTGCGTTCGATCATGCAGGGCGACGGCGTCGACGCCACGCTGGCCTCGCTGGCGGACTACGGCTACACCAAGGTGGAGCTGGCGGGTCTCTACGGCCGCACGGCGGAGCAGATGCGCGCCACCCTGGACTCGCTGGGCATCACGCCGTCGTCGAGCCACGACGGCATCAGCGGTTCCGCTGCCGCGCTGGAGACCAAGCTGGCCAACGCCGTAACCCTCGGCCAGACGCACATCAACGTCCCCTACCTGAACTCCAGCAACGGCGACGACTGGCGCCGCTGGGCTGACCAGATGAACGAAGAGGCCGCGGCCGCCAACGCGGTGGGCCTCAAGTACGGTTACCACAACCATGCGCACGAGTTCACCACCGATCTCGGCGGCGGGCTGAGCCCATGGGACATCTTCGTGGAGCGCTTGGACCCGAAGCTCGTGCACTTTGAGATCGACCTCTACTGGGCCGTGACCGGCGGCGTCGGCGTCGGCGCCGCGGACCCCGTGCAGTTCGCCATCGAGACCATTCAGCAGGCCCCGCAGAAGACCTTGCAGTATCACGTCAAGGATCGGGACGCCTCCGGCGATTTCGCCGATCTGGGCACCGGGCAGATCGACTTCGCGCGCATCTTCAACGCGCACCGGGTCAAGGAGTTCATCGTGGAGAACGACCGCCCGGATGTCACCCCGCTACAGACCGCCGAGGTGGGCTACAACTACCTGCGCTCCCTGCGCTTCTAG
- a CDS encoding inositol-3-phosphate synthase, translating into MVTSAGRSTENAPGADASAEKPTRVGRVGLWLIGARGSVATTAATGLAAISGGFAPATGCVTDQRVFDAVPLPEFSELVIGGHDISDVSLAKRAEYLVGAGMLPLHLMEAVRGDLDEADARVRPGYHPESGGSSQAAVARRLARDIEDFTREHRLDRVVVMDVSSTEAPVAPRPEFDDPELLLAALEDPAQATLPPSSLGAYAAILAGAPYVCFTPSPALTIPALRELARQRGIPTAGQDGKTGQTWLRSVIAPGLAARGLRVLSWAGANLLGGGDGATLSDPDAVSGKLLSKNRGLESLASGAATPLHIDNVPDLGETKVAWDHINVEGFLGSRLTLQTTWSAFDSMLAAPMILDLARLMALADAAGASGPIGELGFFFKDPWGSDEFAFAEQSQQLAAWAHATGERVTAAGAQDRVATW; encoded by the coding sequence GTGGTCACATCAGCAGGCCGGAGTACCGAGAATGCGCCGGGGGCCGACGCCAGCGCCGAGAAGCCGACGCGCGTGGGCCGCGTCGGGCTATGGCTCATCGGCGCGCGCGGATCGGTGGCCACGACCGCGGCCACGGGGCTGGCCGCGATCTCCGGCGGATTCGCCCCGGCCACGGGCTGCGTGACCGATCAGAGGGTGTTCGACGCCGTTCCGCTGCCGGAATTCTCCGAGCTGGTCATCGGCGGTCATGACATTAGCGACGTCTCTCTCGCCAAGCGCGCGGAGTATCTGGTGGGAGCCGGCATGCTGCCGTTGCATCTGATGGAAGCGGTGCGCGGTGATCTCGACGAGGCGGACGCGCGGGTACGGCCCGGCTACCACCCGGAGTCCGGCGGCTCCTCGCAGGCCGCCGTGGCCCGCCGCTTGGCTCGCGACATTGAGGACTTCACGCGGGAGCATCGTCTGGACCGCGTAGTGGTCATGGACGTTTCCTCCACCGAGGCTCCCGTGGCCCCCCGGCCAGAATTCGATGACCCTGAGCTGCTGCTCGCGGCGCTCGAGGACCCCGCCCAGGCGACTTTGCCGCCCAGCTCGCTGGGAGCCTACGCCGCGATTCTCGCGGGGGCACCCTATGTCTGCTTCACGCCCTCGCCCGCACTCACCATCCCGGCGTTGCGCGAACTCGCCCGGCAGCGGGGGATCCCCACGGCAGGCCAAGACGGCAAGACGGGACAGACGTGGCTGCGCTCGGTGATCGCGCCCGGGCTCGCCGCGCGCGGGCTGCGCGTGCTGTCGTGGGCCGGCGCCAACCTGCTCGGCGGCGGGGACGGGGCCACCCTGTCCGATCCGGACGCGGTCTCCGGCAAGCTGCTCTCCAAAAACCGCGGCCTCGAATCCCTCGCCAGCGGCGCCGCAACGCCACTGCACATCGACAACGTGCCCGACCTCGGTGAAACCAAAGTCGCGTGGGACCACATCAACGTGGAGGGCTTCCTCGGTTCCCGCCTGACGCTGCAAACCACGTGGAGTGCCTTCGATTCGATGCTGGCCGCCCCGATGATCTTGGACCTCGCCCGCCTCATGGCGCTGGCCGACGCTGCCGGTGCCTCCGGGCCGATTGGCGAGCTGGGATTCTTCTTCAAGGATCCGTGGGGCAGTGATGAGTTCGCCTTTGCGGAGCAGAGCCAGCAACTGGCCGCGTGGGCGCACGCCACGGGGGAGCGGGTGACCGCCGCCGGCGCTCAGGATCGCGTGGCCACGTGGTGA
- the idi gene encoding isopentenyl-diphosphate Delta-isomerase, with protein sequence MTELVVLLDDDGAPAGTCPKADVHTEDTPLHLAFSCHVYDAAGRVLLTRRALSKVAWPGVWTNAFCGHPGPGEAPEAALERRAQHELGLLVAGVEPVLPDFTYWARDAGGIVENEVCPVFRATTAADPVPREDEVCEWAWVEPASAKRAVLATPFAFSPWLVLQVEQGVWG encoded by the coding sequence GTGACGGAACTGGTGGTCCTGCTGGACGACGACGGCGCGCCTGCCGGGACGTGTCCCAAGGCGGACGTCCACACCGAGGACACGCCGCTGCACCTGGCGTTCTCCTGTCACGTGTACGACGCCGCCGGGCGGGTGCTGCTCACCCGGCGCGCCCTGAGCAAGGTGGCGTGGCCGGGGGTCTGGACCAACGCGTTCTGCGGCCATCCGGGGCCCGGCGAGGCACCGGAGGCCGCGCTGGAGCGGCGCGCTCAGCATGAGCTGGGCCTGCTGGTCGCCGGCGTCGAACCCGTCTTGCCGGACTTCACCTACTGGGCGCGGGACGCCGGCGGGATCGTGGAGAACGAGGTCTGCCCGGTGTTCCGGGCGACGACGGCGGCGGACCCGGTCCCGCGCGAGGACGAGGTCTGCGAGTGGGCCTGGGTGGAGCCAGCCTCGGCGAAGCGGGCCGTGCTGGCGACGCCGTTCGCGTTCAGCCCGTGGCTGGTGCTCCAGGTAGAGCAGGGCGTCTGGGGCTGA
- a CDS encoding SCO3242 family prenyltransferase, translating to MVIRAHDYLELVRAPAVLTVLGDTLAGGAAAGQPLWGRRLALPVASACLYAAGMALNDYADRELDAVERPERPIPSGRITSRAALGTAAGLTGLGLALSLAGGGRGSGAVALPLAASIWTYDLVAKRNAVTGAAAMGVCRGLDVLMGAGAERARAALPAAVVMGSHTVAVTALSRGEVNGTERGTASAAVATTAAVTTAVVSGALHAAGPANPGRVLPVVAAAAVYAARCGRPQWRAAERPTAANALEATKNGIRSMLPLQAALALRHGSWHAAAVIGAVDVAGRLLRTRTSGRKVSES from the coding sequence GTGGTGATCCGCGCGCACGACTACCTCGAGCTGGTCCGGGCCCCTGCCGTGCTCACCGTGCTCGGTGACACGCTCGCCGGGGGAGCCGCCGCCGGTCAGCCACTGTGGGGCCGGCGTCTCGCCCTACCGGTCGCCAGCGCGTGCCTCTACGCCGCGGGCATGGCGCTCAACGACTACGCGGACCGCGAGCTCGACGCCGTGGAGCGGCCCGAGCGCCCGATCCCCTCCGGCCGCATCACCTCGCGTGCTGCCCTCGGTACCGCCGCGGGACTGACTGGGCTGGGACTCGCGCTCAGCCTCGCTGGCGGAGGGCGCGGCTCGGGGGCGGTCGCACTACCGCTCGCGGCGTCCATCTGGACCTATGACCTAGTGGCCAAGCGCAACGCCGTGACGGGCGCTGCCGCCATGGGTGTCTGCCGCGGGCTCGACGTCTTGATGGGCGCGGGGGCGGAGCGGGCCCGGGCCGCCCTGCCGGCCGCCGTCGTCATGGGCAGCCACACGGTGGCCGTCACGGCCCTCTCCCGCGGCGAGGTGAACGGTACGGAGCGCGGCACGGCGTCGGCCGCCGTCGCCACCACGGCGGCGGTGACGACGGCGGTGGTCTCCGGCGCGCTGCACGCGGCGGGGCCGGCCAACCCCGGCAGGGTCCTGCCCGTTGTGGCAGCCGCAGCCGTCTATGCCGCGCGGTGCGGGAGACCGCAGTGGCGCGCCGCCGAGCGCCCCACGGCGGCCAACGCGCTCGAGGCCACCAAAAACGGCATCCGATCGATGCTCCCGCTGCAAGCCGCGCTCGCCCTGCGCCACGGCAGCTGGCACGCGGCGGCGGTGATCGGCGCCGTCGACGTGGCCGGACGGCTCCTGCGCACCCGCACCTCCGGACGAAAGGTGAGCGAATCATGA
- a CDS encoding Gfo/Idh/MocA family oxidoreductase, translating into MSSLFTTPVPRRPRAGAAAGDEAAAWVPDRPARVGVVGSGFRARAFLRVMDALPAWFECVGVAARNAADRELLSGHGFRAVETAGELLAAGCDFVVDTLPPSASVSIIGQAADAVVPVLTETPAAANVAVLSALADRVAIGACVHVAEQYHLEPLVAAQLAVAASGRLGRVTDAHVNLAHDYHGISVLRRALAVGFEPPVITARRDARRVAPSPSRYDDPAEQTPVETIHAMAWLEFPGGGDAGSRLGVYEFDDVQYRSWVRSPSLVLRGEAGEVRDDAVRTVAPDGQPVLSRLERMAAGGAGSHEGLFLRGYRLDGEWASASRFRPARLADEELSIAEQLAQMAEHVLSGGPAPYSFAEGAQDQYLQLLVREAAETGQSVRAAEQRWAVTPPSC; encoded by the coding sequence GTGAGCAGCCTCTTCACCACGCCCGTGCCGCGGCGGCCCCGGGCTGGTGCGGCGGCCGGCGACGAGGCCGCGGCGTGGGTGCCAGACCGCCCGGCCCGCGTCGGCGTCGTGGGATCCGGCTTCCGGGCGCGCGCCTTCCTGCGGGTCATGGATGCCCTGCCCGCCTGGTTCGAGTGCGTCGGCGTCGCCGCGCGGAACGCCGCGGACCGCGAACTACTGAGCGGCCACGGGTTCCGGGCCGTTGAGACGGCCGGTGAACTGCTGGCTGCCGGCTGCGACTTCGTGGTGGACACCCTGCCGCCGAGCGCCTCGGTAAGCATCATCGGGCAAGCGGCCGACGCCGTCGTTCCCGTGCTGACGGAGACGCCGGCGGCGGCGAACGTCGCCGTGCTGAGCGCGCTCGCCGACCGCGTGGCCATCGGCGCGTGCGTGCACGTGGCGGAGCAGTATCACCTGGAACCGCTGGTGGCGGCGCAGCTAGCGGTCGCGGCCAGCGGCCGGCTGGGGCGGGTGACCGACGCGCACGTGAACCTCGCGCATGACTACCACGGGATCTCCGTCCTGCGCCGCGCCCTAGCCGTCGGGTTCGAGCCGCCGGTGATCACGGCGCGCCGGGACGCGCGCCGCGTGGCGCCCAGCCCCAGCCGGTATGACGATCCGGCGGAGCAGACGCCGGTGGAGACAATCCACGCCATGGCGTGGTTGGAGTTTCCGGGTGGTGGCGACGCCGGCAGCCGGCTCGGTGTCTATGAGTTCGACGACGTCCAGTACCGCTCGTGGGTGCGCTCGCCGTCGCTGGTGCTTCGGGGCGAGGCCGGCGAAGTGCGGGACGACGCCGTGCGGACCGTGGCGCCGGACGGGCAACCGGTGCTCTCCCGGCTGGAACGGATGGCCGCCGGTGGCGCGGGCAGCCACGAGGGCCTGTTCCTGCGCGGCTACCGGTTGGACGGTGAGTGGGCGTCCGCGAGCCGCTTCCGGCCGGCGCGGCTGGCGGACGAGGAACTCTCCATCGCCGAGCAGCTCGCGCAGATGGCCGAGCATGTGCTCTCCGGTGGCCCAGCGCCGTATTCCTTCGCCGAGGGCGCGCAGGACCAGTACCTGCAGTTGCTGGTGCGTGAGGCCGCGGAGACCGGCCAGAGCGTGCGGGCGGCTGAGCAGCGTTGGGCGGTCACGCCGCCGTCGTGCTGA